A genomic segment from Chrysemys picta bellii isolate R12L10 unplaced genomic scaffold, ASM1138683v2 scaf41, whole genome shotgun sequence encodes:
- the LOC135977844 gene encoding transmembrane protein 120B-like isoform X2 translates to MLTWPDGLMYQMFRNQFLAFSIFQSCVQFLQYYYQSGCLYRLRALGKRNHLDLTVEGFQSWMWRGLTFLLPFLFFGHFWQLYNAITLFELSRHTECKEWQEAW, encoded by the exons ATGTTAACATG GCCAGATGGACTCATGTATCAAATGTTTCGCAATCAATTTTTAGCGTTTTCAATTTTTCAGA GCTGTGTACAGTTCCTACAATATTATTATCAAAGTGGTTGCCTTTACAGACTCCGTGCATTAGGGAAAAGAAACCACTTGGATCTTACAGTAG AAGGATTTCAGTCTTGGATGTGGCGAGGGCTGaccttccttcttcccttcctgttCTTTGGGCAT tTTTGGCAGCTCTATAATGCAATCACACTTTTTGAACTGTCTAGGCATACGGAATGCAAAGAATGGCAG